In Humulus lupulus chromosome 6, drHumLupu1.1, whole genome shotgun sequence, a single genomic region encodes these proteins:
- the LOC133784718 gene encoding uncharacterized protein LOC133784718, with product MEEIGERHPNGQPWCIMSDRQKGLIEVVSHVPDNHHRYCCFHIENNMVKEYGTSDLKNMFWAAAGIGNFQTFQRIMDQIKEFNKDAYKWVTDIDAKHWPMSCFDTTSKVENMTNNHVESFNDWIDEIRFKPPIEMLEGLRIQNADMMCSRRVTSERWNEKLTPKVHLKVKQLLRRARYAQVRRVGPNEFQVDYMSKRCAMRLDAGWCICGQWQIRGIPRVHATACINHIKANINDYCSEYFTTEMWRKTYEPVIHPIPDESMWIRHDVEPLLPPPIINQPGSEQGNTKRGRGRPHGRGRGRTHGTTVQENYQPSERIEEQIPHNAEELNTFEMPQDLFQTQPTQRSC from the exons ATGGAAGAAATTGGAGAGAGACATCCCAATGGTCAGCCTTGGTGCATAATGAGTGATAGGCAGAAG GGTTTAATTGAGGTTGTTAGTCATGTACCTGATAATCACCATCGTTATTGTTGTTTTCACATTGAAAATAACATGGTGAAAGAGTATGGAACTTCTGATCTAAAGAACATGTTTTGGGCAGCTGCTGGAATAGGAAATTTCCAAACTTTTCAGCGTATTATGGACCAAATTAAGGAGTTCAACAAGGATGCATACAAGTGGGTGACTGACATTGATGCTAAACATTGGCCAATGAGTTGTTTTGACACAACTTCAAAGGTCGAAAATATGACAAACAACCATGTTGAATCTTTCAATGATTGGATCGATGAGATACGTTTCAAACCACCAATTGAGATGCTAGAAGGTCTTCGAATCCAAAACGCAGACATGATGtgctcaagaagggttacatcTGAAAGATGGAATGAAAAGCTAACACCAAAGGTACATCTAAAGGTTAAACAATTATTGAGGAGAGCAAGATATGCTCAAGTTAGACGAGTAGGCCCTAATGAATTTCAAGTTGACTACATGAGCAAAAGGTGTGCAATGAGGCTAGATGCAGGATGGTGTATATGTGGCCAATGGCAGATTAGAGGCATCCCACGTGTTCATGCAACTGCATGTATCAACCATATCAAGGCCAATATCAATGACTATTGTTCAGAATATTTCACAACTGAAATGTGGAGAAAGACTTATGAACCTGTGATACATCCAATCCCTGATGAATCTATGTGGATTAGACATGATGTTGAGCCTTTGTTACCCCCACCCATTATAAACCAGCCAG GTTCTGAACAAGGTAACACAAAGAGAGGCAGGGGAAGACCACATGGCAGAGGTCGTGGAAGAACTCATGGTACCACAGTTCAG GAAAATTATCAACCATCAGAAAGGATTGAAGAACAGATACCACATAATGCAGAGGAGCTTAACACATTTGAAATGCCTCAAGATCTCTTCCAGACTCAGCCTACACAGAGAAGTTGTTGA